A single genomic interval of Deltaproteobacteria bacterium harbors:
- a CDS encoding type IV toxin-antitoxin system AbiEi family antitoxin domain-containing protein codes for MKSQDEKEEIMQLVRDVSIVSAAEIRSRGIHHEYLRQLRAEGRLVRVGRGLYSLPDADVTAHHGLVQAAKAVPKGVICLLSALRFHEIGTQLPHEVWIALDRRAARPRVENPKMRIVRFSGKALTEGVEEHVVESIRVKIYSPAKTVADCFKYRNKIGLDVALEALRHVLRERRCTPDEVWRYAKVCRVTKIMRPYMEALV; via the coding sequence ATGAAGAGTCAAGATGAAAAAGAGGAAATAATGCAACTCGTCCGGGATGTGAGCATTGTGAGCGCGGCGGAGATACGTTCCCGTGGGATTCACCATGAGTATCTCCGGCAACTGCGCGCGGAAGGAAGGCTCGTACGGGTGGGCCGCGGGCTTTACAGCCTGCCGGACGCCGATGTGACGGCGCATCACGGTCTGGTACAGGCTGCCAAAGCCGTCCCCAAGGGCGTGATATGCCTGCTTTCTGCTCTTCGTTTCCACGAAATTGGTACTCAGCTTCCCCACGAAGTATGGATAGCCCTTGACCGAAGAGCCGCTCGTCCGAGAGTCGAAAATCCCAAGATGCGGATCGTTCGTTTCTCCGGAAAAGCCCTGACCGAGGGTGTAGAGGAGCATGTCGTGGAGAGCATACGAGTCAAGATTTACAGTCCTGCTAAAACAGTGGCAGATTGTTTCAAGTACAGAAACAAGATCGGGCTGGACGTGGCACTCGAAGCGCTACGCCACGTACTGCGCGAGCGCCGGTGCACCCCCGACGAAGTGTGGCGATATGCAAAGGTTTGTCGAGTAACAAAAATAATGCGGCCCTACATGGAAGCACTCGTATGA